The following coding sequences lie in one Arachis ipaensis cultivar K30076 chromosome B05, Araip1.1, whole genome shotgun sequence genomic window:
- the LOC107643102 gene encoding uncharacterized protein LOC107643102 isoform X3 codes for MEQKSLLISALSVGVGVGVGIGLASGQSLGSTWGATSSSSSNLNAITPMKLEQEMLKLVLDGRDSNITFDNFPYYLSEQTKVLLISAAYVHLKHADISKYTRNLAPASRTILLSGPAELYQQVYAKALAHYFKAKLLLLDLTDFSLKIQSRYGSSANKESASFKRSTSESTLERLSDMFGSFSIFSQREEPKGKIQRQSSGMDLRSMGAEGSCNPPKIRRNVSASANISSLALQSNSTNSAPLKRTTSWSFDEKLLIQTLYKVMLLLVGYNFQIKQSSTSYPPFHLQVLLFVSKTNPIVLYLRDVDKLLHRSTRIFNLFQKMLSKLSGPILILGSRVLDADNDYQEVDDRLSLLFPYNLVIRPPEDESHLVSWKSRFEEDMKMIQVQDNKNHIMEVLAANDLDCDDLDSVCVADTMVLSNYIEEIVVSAISYHLMNNKDPEYRNGKLVIPCNSLSRALSIFQEGKFSEKDTLKLEAQAVKSEKKEEPAMKREAKSENPAPVKKAEAEISTSVVKAEGENSAPAPKVEVPPDNEFEKRIRPAVIPANEIGVTFSDIGALDETKESLQELVMLPLRRPDLFKGGLLKPCRGILLFGPPGTGKTMLAKAIANEAGASFINVSMSTITSKWFGEDEKNVRALFTLAAKVSPTIIFVDEVDSMLGQRSRVGEHEAMRKIKNEFMTHWDGLMTKPGERILVLAATNRPFDLDEAIIRRFERRIMVGLPSVENRGKILKTLLAKEKVDEDLDLKELATMTEGYSGSDLKNLCITAAYRPVRELIQQERLKTLKGSQGDSTDTEDEVKQKRVIKLRPLNMQDLKEAKNQVAASFARVDAVERIVWGGRFKEAATTILLPLIPSRQQRFIYLRCCVKVAVCIPTQV; via the exons ATGGAACAGAAAAGCTTGTTGATATCGGCGCTGAGTGTTGGGGTTGGAGTGGGAGTTGGGATAGGCTTAGCTTCTGGACAAAGCCTTGGTAGCACATGGGgtgcaacttcttcttcttcttcaaacttaAACGCCATTACTCCCATGAAATTGGAGCAGGAAATGCTTAAACTCGTGCTTGATGGCAGAGACAGCAACATTACTTTTGATAACTTCCCTTATTATCTCAG TGAGCAGACAAAGGTTTTGTTGATAAGTGCCGCTTATGTTCATTTAAAGCATGCTGATATTTCCAAATATACGCGCAATCTTGCTCCTGCAAGCCGAACTATTCTGCTTTCAGGGCCAGCAG AACTTTACCAGCAGGTTTATGCCAAGGCTTTGGCTCACTACTTTAAGGCCAAGTTGCTTCTCTTGGATTTAACTGACTTTTCGTTGAAG ATTCAGAGTAGATATGGTTCTTCTGCAAACAAGGAATCTGCT TCCTTCAAAAGATCTACTTCAGAGTCCACTCTGGAGCGGTTATCTGACATGTTTGGATCATTTTCAATCTTTTCACAGAGGGAGGAGCCTAAGG GCAAAATACAGAGGCAAAGCAGTGGAATGGACCTCCGATCAAT GGGGGCCGAAGGATCTTGTAATCCTCCTAAGATTCGTCGAAATGTGTCTGCCTCCGCAAATATTAGTAGCCTTGCCTTGCAAAGCAATTCTACAAATTCAG CTCCTCTGAAGCGCACAACCAGCTGGTCTTTTGATGAGAAGCTTCTTATACAGACCCTTTACAAGGTAATGTTACTTTTGGTTGGATACAATTTCCAAATTAAACAAAGCTCGACTTCATATCCACCATTTCACTTGCAGGTTCTGCTTTTTGTGTCAAAAACCAATCCCATTGTGCTATATCTGCGGGATGTTGACAAGTTGCTACATAGATCAACAAGGATTTTTAACCTGTTCCAGAAAATGTTGAGTAAATTATCTGGACCAATTCTGATTCTTGGTTCACGAGTTTTGGATGCTGATAACGACTACCAAGAGGTAGATGACAGACTTAGTTTGCTGTTCCCTTACAATCTAGTAATCAGACCCCCAGAAGATGAATCGCATCTCGTCAGCTGGAAGAGTCGGTTTGAAGAGGACATGAAGATGATACAGGTTCAGGATAACAAGAACCATATCATGGAAGTGCTTGCAGCCAATGATCTTGATTGTGATGACCTGGACTCTGTCTGTGTGGCGGACACAATGGTTCTCAGCAACTATATAGAAGAGATTGTTGTGTCTGCAATTTCATATCATTTAATGAATAACAAAGATCCTGAATACAGAAATGGGAAACTTGTTATTCCATGCAATAG TTTGTCCCGTGCATTGAGTATATTCCAGGAAGGGAAATTCAGTGAAAAAGATACGTTAAAATTAGAAGCTCAGGCAGTAAAATCTGAG AAAAAGGAAGAACCTGCTATGAAACGAGAAGCAAAGTCTGAAAATCCTGCTCCGGTTAAGAAGGCTGAAGCAGAAATATCAACTTCAGTGGTAAAGGCTGAGGGTGAAAACTCAGCTCCAGCTCCCAAAGTT GAAGTTCCTCCTGATAATGAATTCGAGAAGCGAATAAGACCTGCGGTAATACCAGCAAATGAAATTGGTGTGACATTCTCAGATATTGGTGCCTTAGATGAGACCAAGGAATCCCTTCAAGAACTAGTAATGCTTCCTCTTCGAAGGCCGGATCTCTTCAAAGGAGGCCTTCTAAAGCCCTGTAGAGGAATATTGCTGTTTGGTCCTCCTGGCACCGGAAAGACAATGCTGGCAAAGGCCATCGCGAACGAGGCCGGGGCAAGTTTCATAAACGTGTCCATGTCTACCATCACTTCCAAATGGTTTGGTGAAGATGAGAAGAATGTTCGCGCTTTATTCACGCTGGCAGCCAAGGTCTCGCCAACAATCATATTTGTTGATGAGGTTGACAGCATGCTTGGGCAACGGAGCAGAGTTGGGGAGCATGAAGCCATGAGGAAAATCAAGAATGAGTTTATGACTCACTGGGATGGACTAATGACAAAACCAGGGGAGCGCATCCTTGTTCTTGCTGCAACCAATAGGCCCTTTGACTTGGATGAAGCAATTATTAGGAGATTTGAAAGAAG AATTATGGTAGGGCTACCATCTGTGGAGAATAGGGGAAAAATTTTGAAGACACTTCTGGCAAAAGAGAAGGTGGACGAGGATCTTGATTTGAAGGAACTTGCAACTATGACGGAAGGATACAGTGGCAGTGACTTGAAG AACTTGTGCATAACTGCTGCTTATAGGCCTGTTAGAGAGTTGATTCAACAAGAGAGACTAAAGACTCTG AAAGGTAGCCAAGGAGATAGTACGGATACAGAAGATGAAGTTAAGCAGAAAAGGGTTATTAAACTTAGGCCCTTGAATATGCAGGACTTGAAAGAGGCAAAGAATCAA GTAGCTGCAAGCTTTGCAA GAGTTGATGCAGTGGAACGAATTGTATGGGGAGGGCGGTTCAAGGAAGCAGCAACAACTATCCTACTTCCTCTAATACCGTCGAGGCAACAACGATTTATTTACTTGCGTTGTTGTGTCAAAGTTGCTGTATGTATACCTACACAAGTGTGA
- the LOC107643102 gene encoding uncharacterized protein LOC107643102 isoform X1, producing MEQKSLLISALSVGVGVGVGIGLASGQSLGSTWGATSSSSSNLNAITPMKLEQEMLKLVLDGRDSNITFDNFPYYLSEQTKVLLISAAYVHLKHADISKYTRNLAPASRTILLSGPAELYQQVYAKALAHYFKAKLLLLDLTDFSLKIQSRYGSSANKESASFKRSTSESTLERLSDMFGSFSIFSQREEPKGKIQRQSSGMDLRSMGAEGSCNPPKIRRNVSASANISSLALQSNSTNSAPLKRTTSWSFDEKLLIQTLYKVMLLLVGYNFQIKQSSTSYPPFHLQVLLFVSKTNPIVLYLRDVDKLLHRSTRIFNLFQKMLSKLSGPILILGSRVLDADNDYQEVDDRLSLLFPYNLVIRPPEDESHLVSWKSRFEEDMKMIQVQDNKNHIMEVLAANDLDCDDLDSVCVADTMVLSNYIEEIVVSAISYHLMNNKDPEYRNGKLVIPCNSLSRALSIFQEGKFSEKDTLKLEAQAVKSEKKEEPAMKREAKSENPAPVKKAEAEISTSVVKAEGENSAPAPKVEVPPDNEFEKRIRPAVIPANEIGVTFSDIGALDETKESLQELVMLPLRRPDLFKGGLLKPCRGILLFGPPGTGKTMLAKAIANEAGASFINVSMSTITSKWFGEDEKNVRALFTLAAKVSPTIIFVDEVDSMLGQRSRVGEHEAMRKIKNEFMTHWDGLMTKPGERILVLAATNRPFDLDEAIIRRFERRIMVGLPSVENRGKILKTLLAKEKVDEDLDLKELATMTEGYSGSDLKNLCITAAYRPVRELIQQERLKTLEEKQKGSQGDSTDTEDEVKQKRVIKLRPLNMQDLKEAKNQVAASFARVDAVERIVWGGRFKEAATTILLPLIPSRQQRFIYLRCCVKVAVCIPTQV from the exons ATGGAACAGAAAAGCTTGTTGATATCGGCGCTGAGTGTTGGGGTTGGAGTGGGAGTTGGGATAGGCTTAGCTTCTGGACAAAGCCTTGGTAGCACATGGGgtgcaacttcttcttcttcttcaaacttaAACGCCATTACTCCCATGAAATTGGAGCAGGAAATGCTTAAACTCGTGCTTGATGGCAGAGACAGCAACATTACTTTTGATAACTTCCCTTATTATCTCAG TGAGCAGACAAAGGTTTTGTTGATAAGTGCCGCTTATGTTCATTTAAAGCATGCTGATATTTCCAAATATACGCGCAATCTTGCTCCTGCAAGCCGAACTATTCTGCTTTCAGGGCCAGCAG AACTTTACCAGCAGGTTTATGCCAAGGCTTTGGCTCACTACTTTAAGGCCAAGTTGCTTCTCTTGGATTTAACTGACTTTTCGTTGAAG ATTCAGAGTAGATATGGTTCTTCTGCAAACAAGGAATCTGCT TCCTTCAAAAGATCTACTTCAGAGTCCACTCTGGAGCGGTTATCTGACATGTTTGGATCATTTTCAATCTTTTCACAGAGGGAGGAGCCTAAGG GCAAAATACAGAGGCAAAGCAGTGGAATGGACCTCCGATCAAT GGGGGCCGAAGGATCTTGTAATCCTCCTAAGATTCGTCGAAATGTGTCTGCCTCCGCAAATATTAGTAGCCTTGCCTTGCAAAGCAATTCTACAAATTCAG CTCCTCTGAAGCGCACAACCAGCTGGTCTTTTGATGAGAAGCTTCTTATACAGACCCTTTACAAGGTAATGTTACTTTTGGTTGGATACAATTTCCAAATTAAACAAAGCTCGACTTCATATCCACCATTTCACTTGCAGGTTCTGCTTTTTGTGTCAAAAACCAATCCCATTGTGCTATATCTGCGGGATGTTGACAAGTTGCTACATAGATCAACAAGGATTTTTAACCTGTTCCAGAAAATGTTGAGTAAATTATCTGGACCAATTCTGATTCTTGGTTCACGAGTTTTGGATGCTGATAACGACTACCAAGAGGTAGATGACAGACTTAGTTTGCTGTTCCCTTACAATCTAGTAATCAGACCCCCAGAAGATGAATCGCATCTCGTCAGCTGGAAGAGTCGGTTTGAAGAGGACATGAAGATGATACAGGTTCAGGATAACAAGAACCATATCATGGAAGTGCTTGCAGCCAATGATCTTGATTGTGATGACCTGGACTCTGTCTGTGTGGCGGACACAATGGTTCTCAGCAACTATATAGAAGAGATTGTTGTGTCTGCAATTTCATATCATTTAATGAATAACAAAGATCCTGAATACAGAAATGGGAAACTTGTTATTCCATGCAATAG TTTGTCCCGTGCATTGAGTATATTCCAGGAAGGGAAATTCAGTGAAAAAGATACGTTAAAATTAGAAGCTCAGGCAGTAAAATCTGAG AAAAAGGAAGAACCTGCTATGAAACGAGAAGCAAAGTCTGAAAATCCTGCTCCGGTTAAGAAGGCTGAAGCAGAAATATCAACTTCAGTGGTAAAGGCTGAGGGTGAAAACTCAGCTCCAGCTCCCAAAGTT GAAGTTCCTCCTGATAATGAATTCGAGAAGCGAATAAGACCTGCGGTAATACCAGCAAATGAAATTGGTGTGACATTCTCAGATATTGGTGCCTTAGATGAGACCAAGGAATCCCTTCAAGAACTAGTAATGCTTCCTCTTCGAAGGCCGGATCTCTTCAAAGGAGGCCTTCTAAAGCCCTGTAGAGGAATATTGCTGTTTGGTCCTCCTGGCACCGGAAAGACAATGCTGGCAAAGGCCATCGCGAACGAGGCCGGGGCAAGTTTCATAAACGTGTCCATGTCTACCATCACTTCCAAATGGTTTGGTGAAGATGAGAAGAATGTTCGCGCTTTATTCACGCTGGCAGCCAAGGTCTCGCCAACAATCATATTTGTTGATGAGGTTGACAGCATGCTTGGGCAACGGAGCAGAGTTGGGGAGCATGAAGCCATGAGGAAAATCAAGAATGAGTTTATGACTCACTGGGATGGACTAATGACAAAACCAGGGGAGCGCATCCTTGTTCTTGCTGCAACCAATAGGCCCTTTGACTTGGATGAAGCAATTATTAGGAGATTTGAAAGAAG AATTATGGTAGGGCTACCATCTGTGGAGAATAGGGGAAAAATTTTGAAGACACTTCTGGCAAAAGAGAAGGTGGACGAGGATCTTGATTTGAAGGAACTTGCAACTATGACGGAAGGATACAGTGGCAGTGACTTGAAG AACTTGTGCATAACTGCTGCTTATAGGCCTGTTAGAGAGTTGATTCAACAAGAGAGACTAAAGACTCTG GAGGAAAAGCAGAAAGGTAGCCAAGGAGATAGTACGGATACAGAAGATGAAGTTAAGCAGAAAAGGGTTATTAAACTTAGGCCCTTGAATATGCAGGACTTGAAAGAGGCAAAGAATCAA GTAGCTGCAAGCTTTGCAA GAGTTGATGCAGTGGAACGAATTGTATGGGGAGGGCGGTTCAAGGAAGCAGCAACAACTATCCTACTTCCTCTAATACCGTCGAGGCAACAACGATTTATTTACTTGCGTTGTTGTGTCAAAGTTGCTGTATGTATACCTACACAAGTGTGA
- the LOC107643102 gene encoding uncharacterized protein LOC107643102 isoform X2 — translation MEQKSLLISALSVGVGVGVGIGLASGQSLGSTWGATSSSSSNLNAITPMKLEQEMLKLVLDGRDSNITFDNFPYYLSEQTKVLLISAAYVHLKHADISKYTRNLAPASRTILLSGPAELYQQVYAKALAHYFKAKLLLLDLTDFSLKIQSRYGSSANKESASFKRSTSESTLERLSDMFGSFSIFSQREEPKGKIQRQSSGMDLRSMGAEGSCNPPKIRRNVSASANISSLALQSNSTNSAPLKRTTSWSFDEKLLIQTLYKVMLLLVGYNFQIKQSSTSYPPFHLQVLLFVSKTNPIVLYLRDVDKLLHRSTRIFNLFQKMLSKLSGPILILGSRVLDADNDYQEVDDRLSLLFPYNLVIRPPEDESHLVSWKSRFEEDMKMIQVQDNKNHIMEVLAANDLDCDDLDSVCVADTMVLSNYIEEIVVSAISYHLMNNKDPEYRNGKLVIPCNSLSRALSIFQEGKFSEKDTLKLEAQAVKSEKKEEPAMKREAKSENPAPVKKAEAEISTSVVKAEGENSAPAPKVEVPPDNEFEKRIRPAVIPANEIGVTFSDIGALDETKESLQELVMLPLRRPDLFKGGLLKPCRGILLFGPPGTGKTMLAKAIANEAGASFINVSMSTITSKWFGEDEKNVRALFTLAAKVSPTIIFVDEVDSMLGQRSRVGEHEAMRKIKNEFMTHWDGLMTKPGERILVLAATNRPFDLDEAIIRRFERRIMVGLPSVENRGKILKTLLAKEKVDEDLDLKELATMTEGYSGSDLKNLCITAAYRPVRELIQQERLKTLQKGSQGDSTDTEDEVKQKRVIKLRPLNMQDLKEAKNQVAASFARVDAVERIVWGGRFKEAATTILLPLIPSRQQRFIYLRCCVKVAVCIPTQV, via the exons ATGGAACAGAAAAGCTTGTTGATATCGGCGCTGAGTGTTGGGGTTGGAGTGGGAGTTGGGATAGGCTTAGCTTCTGGACAAAGCCTTGGTAGCACATGGGgtgcaacttcttcttcttcttcaaacttaAACGCCATTACTCCCATGAAATTGGAGCAGGAAATGCTTAAACTCGTGCTTGATGGCAGAGACAGCAACATTACTTTTGATAACTTCCCTTATTATCTCAG TGAGCAGACAAAGGTTTTGTTGATAAGTGCCGCTTATGTTCATTTAAAGCATGCTGATATTTCCAAATATACGCGCAATCTTGCTCCTGCAAGCCGAACTATTCTGCTTTCAGGGCCAGCAG AACTTTACCAGCAGGTTTATGCCAAGGCTTTGGCTCACTACTTTAAGGCCAAGTTGCTTCTCTTGGATTTAACTGACTTTTCGTTGAAG ATTCAGAGTAGATATGGTTCTTCTGCAAACAAGGAATCTGCT TCCTTCAAAAGATCTACTTCAGAGTCCACTCTGGAGCGGTTATCTGACATGTTTGGATCATTTTCAATCTTTTCACAGAGGGAGGAGCCTAAGG GCAAAATACAGAGGCAAAGCAGTGGAATGGACCTCCGATCAAT GGGGGCCGAAGGATCTTGTAATCCTCCTAAGATTCGTCGAAATGTGTCTGCCTCCGCAAATATTAGTAGCCTTGCCTTGCAAAGCAATTCTACAAATTCAG CTCCTCTGAAGCGCACAACCAGCTGGTCTTTTGATGAGAAGCTTCTTATACAGACCCTTTACAAGGTAATGTTACTTTTGGTTGGATACAATTTCCAAATTAAACAAAGCTCGACTTCATATCCACCATTTCACTTGCAGGTTCTGCTTTTTGTGTCAAAAACCAATCCCATTGTGCTATATCTGCGGGATGTTGACAAGTTGCTACATAGATCAACAAGGATTTTTAACCTGTTCCAGAAAATGTTGAGTAAATTATCTGGACCAATTCTGATTCTTGGTTCACGAGTTTTGGATGCTGATAACGACTACCAAGAGGTAGATGACAGACTTAGTTTGCTGTTCCCTTACAATCTAGTAATCAGACCCCCAGAAGATGAATCGCATCTCGTCAGCTGGAAGAGTCGGTTTGAAGAGGACATGAAGATGATACAGGTTCAGGATAACAAGAACCATATCATGGAAGTGCTTGCAGCCAATGATCTTGATTGTGATGACCTGGACTCTGTCTGTGTGGCGGACACAATGGTTCTCAGCAACTATATAGAAGAGATTGTTGTGTCTGCAATTTCATATCATTTAATGAATAACAAAGATCCTGAATACAGAAATGGGAAACTTGTTATTCCATGCAATAG TTTGTCCCGTGCATTGAGTATATTCCAGGAAGGGAAATTCAGTGAAAAAGATACGTTAAAATTAGAAGCTCAGGCAGTAAAATCTGAG AAAAAGGAAGAACCTGCTATGAAACGAGAAGCAAAGTCTGAAAATCCTGCTCCGGTTAAGAAGGCTGAAGCAGAAATATCAACTTCAGTGGTAAAGGCTGAGGGTGAAAACTCAGCTCCAGCTCCCAAAGTT GAAGTTCCTCCTGATAATGAATTCGAGAAGCGAATAAGACCTGCGGTAATACCAGCAAATGAAATTGGTGTGACATTCTCAGATATTGGTGCCTTAGATGAGACCAAGGAATCCCTTCAAGAACTAGTAATGCTTCCTCTTCGAAGGCCGGATCTCTTCAAAGGAGGCCTTCTAAAGCCCTGTAGAGGAATATTGCTGTTTGGTCCTCCTGGCACCGGAAAGACAATGCTGGCAAAGGCCATCGCGAACGAGGCCGGGGCAAGTTTCATAAACGTGTCCATGTCTACCATCACTTCCAAATGGTTTGGTGAAGATGAGAAGAATGTTCGCGCTTTATTCACGCTGGCAGCCAAGGTCTCGCCAACAATCATATTTGTTGATGAGGTTGACAGCATGCTTGGGCAACGGAGCAGAGTTGGGGAGCATGAAGCCATGAGGAAAATCAAGAATGAGTTTATGACTCACTGGGATGGACTAATGACAAAACCAGGGGAGCGCATCCTTGTTCTTGCTGCAACCAATAGGCCCTTTGACTTGGATGAAGCAATTATTAGGAGATTTGAAAGAAG AATTATGGTAGGGCTACCATCTGTGGAGAATAGGGGAAAAATTTTGAAGACACTTCTGGCAAAAGAGAAGGTGGACGAGGATCTTGATTTGAAGGAACTTGCAACTATGACGGAAGGATACAGTGGCAGTGACTTGAAG AACTTGTGCATAACTGCTGCTTATAGGCCTGTTAGAGAGTTGATTCAACAAGAGAGACTAAAGACTCTG CAGAAAGGTAGCCAAGGAGATAGTACGGATACAGAAGATGAAGTTAAGCAGAAAAGGGTTATTAAACTTAGGCCCTTGAATATGCAGGACTTGAAAGAGGCAAAGAATCAA GTAGCTGCAAGCTTTGCAA GAGTTGATGCAGTGGAACGAATTGTATGGGGAGGGCGGTTCAAGGAAGCAGCAACAACTATCCTACTTCCTCTAATACCGTCGAGGCAACAACGATTTATTTACTTGCGTTGTTGTGTCAAAGTTGCTGTATGTATACCTACACAAGTGTGA
- the LOC107643102 gene encoding uncharacterized protein LOC107643102 isoform X5 → MEQKSLLISALSVGVGVGVGIGLASGQSLGSTWGATSSSSSNLNAITPMKLEQEMLKLVLDGRDSNITFDNFPYYLSEQTKVLLISAAYVHLKHADISKYTRNLAPASRTILLSGPAELYQQVYAKALAHYFKAKLLLLDLTDFSLKIQSRYGSSANKESASFKRSTSESTLERLSDMFGSFSIFSQREEPKGKIQRQSSGMDLRSMGAEGSCNPPKIRRNVSASANISSLALQSNSTNSAPLKRTTSWSFDEKLLIQTLYKVLLFVSKTNPIVLYLRDVDKLLHRSTRIFNLFQKMLSKLSGPILILGSRVLDADNDYQEVDDRLSLLFPYNLVIRPPEDESHLVSWKSRFEEDMKMIQVQDNKNHIMEVLAANDLDCDDLDSVCVADTMVLSNYIEEIVVSAISYHLMNNKDPEYRNGKLVIPCNSLSRALSIFQEGKFSEKDTLKLEAQAVKSEKKEEPAMKREAKSENPAPVKKAEAEISTSVVKAEGENSAPAPKVEVPPDNEFEKRIRPAVIPANEIGVTFSDIGALDETKESLQELVMLPLRRPDLFKGGLLKPCRGILLFGPPGTGKTMLAKAIANEAGASFINVSMSTITSKWFGEDEKNVRALFTLAAKVSPTIIFVDEVDSMLGQRSRVGEHEAMRKIKNEFMTHWDGLMTKPGERILVLAATNRPFDLDEAIIRRFERRIMVGLPSVENRGKILKTLLAKEKVDEDLDLKELATMTEGYSGSDLKNLCITAAYRPVRELIQQERLKTLEEKQKGSQGDSTDTEDEVKQKRVIKLRPLNMQDLKEAKNQVAASFARVDAVERIVWGGRFKEAATTILLPLIPSRQQRFIYLRCCVKVAVCIPTQV, encoded by the exons ATGGAACAGAAAAGCTTGTTGATATCGGCGCTGAGTGTTGGGGTTGGAGTGGGAGTTGGGATAGGCTTAGCTTCTGGACAAAGCCTTGGTAGCACATGGGgtgcaacttcttcttcttcttcaaacttaAACGCCATTACTCCCATGAAATTGGAGCAGGAAATGCTTAAACTCGTGCTTGATGGCAGAGACAGCAACATTACTTTTGATAACTTCCCTTATTATCTCAG TGAGCAGACAAAGGTTTTGTTGATAAGTGCCGCTTATGTTCATTTAAAGCATGCTGATATTTCCAAATATACGCGCAATCTTGCTCCTGCAAGCCGAACTATTCTGCTTTCAGGGCCAGCAG AACTTTACCAGCAGGTTTATGCCAAGGCTTTGGCTCACTACTTTAAGGCCAAGTTGCTTCTCTTGGATTTAACTGACTTTTCGTTGAAG ATTCAGAGTAGATATGGTTCTTCTGCAAACAAGGAATCTGCT TCCTTCAAAAGATCTACTTCAGAGTCCACTCTGGAGCGGTTATCTGACATGTTTGGATCATTTTCAATCTTTTCACAGAGGGAGGAGCCTAAGG GCAAAATACAGAGGCAAAGCAGTGGAATGGACCTCCGATCAAT GGGGGCCGAAGGATCTTGTAATCCTCCTAAGATTCGTCGAAATGTGTCTGCCTCCGCAAATATTAGTAGCCTTGCCTTGCAAAGCAATTCTACAAATTCAG CTCCTCTGAAGCGCACAACCAGCTGGTCTTTTGATGAGAAGCTTCTTATACAGACCCTTTACAAG GTTCTGCTTTTTGTGTCAAAAACCAATCCCATTGTGCTATATCTGCGGGATGTTGACAAGTTGCTACATAGATCAACAAGGATTTTTAACCTGTTCCAGAAAATGTTGAGTAAATTATCTGGACCAATTCTGATTCTTGGTTCACGAGTTTTGGATGCTGATAACGACTACCAAGAGGTAGATGACAGACTTAGTTTGCTGTTCCCTTACAATCTAGTAATCAGACCCCCAGAAGATGAATCGCATCTCGTCAGCTGGAAGAGTCGGTTTGAAGAGGACATGAAGATGATACAGGTTCAGGATAACAAGAACCATATCATGGAAGTGCTTGCAGCCAATGATCTTGATTGTGATGACCTGGACTCTGTCTGTGTGGCGGACACAATGGTTCTCAGCAACTATATAGAAGAGATTGTTGTGTCTGCAATTTCATATCATTTAATGAATAACAAAGATCCTGAATACAGAAATGGGAAACTTGTTATTCCATGCAATAG TTTGTCCCGTGCATTGAGTATATTCCAGGAAGGGAAATTCAGTGAAAAAGATACGTTAAAATTAGAAGCTCAGGCAGTAAAATCTGAG AAAAAGGAAGAACCTGCTATGAAACGAGAAGCAAAGTCTGAAAATCCTGCTCCGGTTAAGAAGGCTGAAGCAGAAATATCAACTTCAGTGGTAAAGGCTGAGGGTGAAAACTCAGCTCCAGCTCCCAAAGTT GAAGTTCCTCCTGATAATGAATTCGAGAAGCGAATAAGACCTGCGGTAATACCAGCAAATGAAATTGGTGTGACATTCTCAGATATTGGTGCCTTAGATGAGACCAAGGAATCCCTTCAAGAACTAGTAATGCTTCCTCTTCGAAGGCCGGATCTCTTCAAAGGAGGCCTTCTAAAGCCCTGTAGAGGAATATTGCTGTTTGGTCCTCCTGGCACCGGAAAGACAATGCTGGCAAAGGCCATCGCGAACGAGGCCGGGGCAAGTTTCATAAACGTGTCCATGTCTACCATCACTTCCAAATGGTTTGGTGAAGATGAGAAGAATGTTCGCGCTTTATTCACGCTGGCAGCCAAGGTCTCGCCAACAATCATATTTGTTGATGAGGTTGACAGCATGCTTGGGCAACGGAGCAGAGTTGGGGAGCATGAAGCCATGAGGAAAATCAAGAATGAGTTTATGACTCACTGGGATGGACTAATGACAAAACCAGGGGAGCGCATCCTTGTTCTTGCTGCAACCAATAGGCCCTTTGACTTGGATGAAGCAATTATTAGGAGATTTGAAAGAAG AATTATGGTAGGGCTACCATCTGTGGAGAATAGGGGAAAAATTTTGAAGACACTTCTGGCAAAAGAGAAGGTGGACGAGGATCTTGATTTGAAGGAACTTGCAACTATGACGGAAGGATACAGTGGCAGTGACTTGAAG AACTTGTGCATAACTGCTGCTTATAGGCCTGTTAGAGAGTTGATTCAACAAGAGAGACTAAAGACTCTG GAGGAAAAGCAGAAAGGTAGCCAAGGAGATAGTACGGATACAGAAGATGAAGTTAAGCAGAAAAGGGTTATTAAACTTAGGCCCTTGAATATGCAGGACTTGAAAGAGGCAAAGAATCAA GTAGCTGCAAGCTTTGCAA GAGTTGATGCAGTGGAACGAATTGTATGGGGAGGGCGGTTCAAGGAAGCAGCAACAACTATCCTACTTCCTCTAATACCGTCGAGGCAACAACGATTTATTTACTTGCGTTGTTGTGTCAAAGTTGCTGTATGTATACCTACACAAGTGTGA